One window of Centropristis striata isolate RG_2023a ecotype Rhode Island chromosome 21, C.striata_1.0, whole genome shotgun sequence genomic DNA carries:
- the fam53b gene encoding protein FAM53B — translation MCVAMVIIFKKTLEKKGADDVTSKSTDLGPFQAQTMSQGTALFSCGLMETSRWRELGHSCAIQQRPVGTSLESLWDVLPEVHKSSAHWDWDVGSTSTTITSLLHDLSLTEAASSHSTAPPSKRQCRSLSCSDELGGCRSTWRPQGSRVWTTVEKRRCHSGGSVQRSAAGNAQLGFPAMQRSSSFSLPARSNPLELPCFAEHPTCASAFTSLTPSSSSSTILYSEPTAQPLYLSHEQICLPEPPGPSPPSSPDSTPELERRGGQGGLARSRSQPCVLNDKKIGVKRRRPADTQKQRPSLDLAKMTQKLRNFHSLSCPGITGEDGCESSQALPTLRSTAQCDADDSSANEHGLEDVQPRTEGGEITRSVPSEDPTIEEVDWMPGTTNGKDSEPLWAGLCSMRKDVYQLGGELDIEQIERN, via the exons ATgtgtgttgccatggtgatcattttcaagaaaacactGGAAAAGAAGGGCGCCGACGATGTAACATCCAAAAGTACAGATTTGGGCCCG TTCCAGGCACAGACCATGAGCCAGGGGACTGCACTTTTCTCTTGTGGACTCATGG AGACAAGTCGGTGGCGTGAATTAGGTCACAGCTGCGCCATACAGCAGAGGCCAGTTGGGACCAGCCTGGAGAGCCTGTGGGACGTCCTGCCTGAGGTGCACAAGAGTTCTGCCCACTGGGATTGGGATGTTGGCTCCACTTCGACCACAATCACCAGCTTGTTGCACGACCTCAGCCTGACCGAGGCGGCTTCCTCGCACTCCACCGCACCCCCCAGCAAGCGCCAGTGCCGGTCCCTGTCCTGCTCCGATGAGCTCGGTGGTTGCCGCTCCACCTGGCGCCCTCAGGGCTCTCGCGTGTGGACAACAGTGGAGAAGAGAAGATGCCACAGCGGAGGCAGTGTCCAGCGCAGCGCCGCGGGGAATGCCCAGCTCGGCTTCCCAGCCATGCAGCGCAGCTCCAGCTTCAGCCTGCCCGCCCGCTCCAACCCCCTGGAGCTGCCCTGCTTCGCCGAGCACCCCACCTGCGCTTCTGCCTTCACCAGCCtgacaccctcctcctcctcctccaccatccTGTACTCCGAGCCCACGGCACAGCCCCTCTACCTCTCTCATGAACAGATCTGCCTCCCTGAGCCTCCCGGACCCTCGCCACCCAGTTCCCCTGACTCCACCCCAGAGCTTGAGCGCCGTGGCGGACAGGGGGGTCTCGCCCGTAGTCGCTCACAGCCGTGCGTCCTCAACGACAAGAAAATCGGCGTGAAGCGTAGAAGACCAGCTGACACGCAGAAACAGAGGCCTTCTTTGGACCTGGCCAAGATGACCCAG AAACTTCGGAATTTCCACAGCCTCAGCTGCCCTGGAATCACTGGCGAAGACGGCTGCGAGTCCAGCCAGGCCCTCCCTACTCTCAGGAGCACGGCTCAGTGCGACGCCGACGACTCATCAGCAAACGAACATGGCCTGGAAGACGTTCAGCCTCGGACCGAAGGGGGCGAGATCACCCGGAGCGTGCCGTCAGAGGACCCCACCATCGAGGAGGTGGACTGGATGCCAGGGACAACCAATGGGAAGGACAGCGAGCCCCTGTGGGCGGGGCTGTGTAGCATGAGGAAGGACGTGTATCAGCTTGGCGGTGAGCTCGACATTGAGCAAATTGAGAGGAACTGA